A region of Struthio camelus isolate bStrCam1 chromosome 30, bStrCam1.hap1, whole genome shotgun sequence DNA encodes the following proteins:
- the ARHGEF11 gene encoding rho guanine nucleotide exchange factor 11 isoform X8, which translates to MSVRPPQTALDRLSSLSSVGDSSSERRSPGHHRQPSDSTETTGLVQRCVIIQKDQHGFGFTVSGDRIVLVQSVRPGGAAMRAGVQEGDRIVKVNGTMVTNSSHLEVVKLIKSGAYVALTLLGSPPPSVGLSNSQQDVSMAGAPRITPTCPPPPPPPPLPPQRITGPKPLQDPEVQKHATQILRNMLRQEEAELQRFYEAYSRNPATVVEEQIEGARRRVSQLQLKIRQETSGSVDLGRLSGDAGLANSRVTEGRLSLDSQDGDSGLESGTERFPSVSEVSLNRNSVLSDHGLDSPHTSPVITSRMCQHHRRQGSDTAFTPSAEQGLDRTARPLIIGPEEDYDPGYFNNECDSLFQDLTKLKSRPAHLGVFLRYIFSQADPSPLLFYLCTDVCQQTTTKDSRIWGKDIWNIFLDRNAPLRVKVSEQLLAEIETRLRYGDDIRAALFEAQEMVMPEIQEQIQDYRTKRTMGLGSLYGENDLLDLDGDPQKERQVAEKQLAQLGDILSKYEEDRSSPMAFALSTYMNHTGIRIREPRLASTSEKAQSLPDKDKWLPFFPKTKKSSGTKKDKDAMEDKKRNPILKYIGKPKISQTTFHVPLSPVEAVKPGNVRNIIQHFENNQHYETQEPGTQRLSTGSFPEDLLESDSSRSEVKLGRSESLKGREEMKKSRKAENVPRSRSDVDMDAAAEATRLHQSASSSASSLSTRSLENPTPPYTPKMGRRSIESPNLGFGVDPFLPHLLEDDQGQLSDLEPELDSQNWQHMVSREVVANLPQKEIDRQEVINELFATEGSHLRILRVLDLLFYQRMKKESLLSREELALLFPNLPDVIEIHNSLSDSMKKLREEGPIIKEIGDLMLSRFDGLAKEEIQQVAADFCSYQSIALELIKTKQRKESRFQIFMQEAESNPQCRRLQLKDLIISEMQRLTKYPLLLENILKHTEAGTSEHDKLCRARDQCRDILKYVNEAVKRAENRHRLEGYQKRLDATSLERTNNPLAAEFKSLDLTSRRMIHEGPLTWRISKDKTVDLHVLLLEDLLVLLQKQDEKLVLKCHSKTALGSSDNKQTFSPVLKLNSVLIRSVATDKRALFIICTSELGPQIYELVALTSSEKNTWMELLEEAVQSAMRNATFPPKRRTPEPARTAPSSLVLQDPDVSPILSQSNSSGAEAEESSSADDNPAELLGKGEHPVLLEEPEAESSEVEEGEEEVPAAPLAAEAQAEAADALPAQRLGPAMRLVLPGPVFAEGLAEAALEDVENLRLLILRRLLPCRDAEPEDDLTPTPSVIGGAGQAWDSVLSSQDSASQEVLTEPLGQAGPGEDAAPGPSQAAGGGPEPKLRASPAAAAEEQSSYKVVRKGNYFYVSMPAGPPESCTEPAAPAQPPSSGAASPGTQRDSQQSGDEEPACPSAAEGPPEPHAPSSTIHDVDLIFRTIEQLTLKLNRLKAVETAHRELLQSLGQSSSAEATPVGGCGAETDGWSQRPPSPDSDSPLSRSLRSLQCSRTSVPGCRAPLAEDPAGDVAL; encoded by the exons ATGAGCGTGAGGCCTCCCCAGACGGCCCTCGACAG GTTAAGCAGCCTGTCTTCCGTGGGCGATTCATCTTCAGAACGGCGGTCTCCCGGGCACCACCGCCAACCCTCTGACTCCACCGAAACCACAG gTCTGGTGCAGCGCTGCGTCATCATCCAGAAGGATCAGCATGGCTTTGGCTTCACAGTCAGCGGGGACCGCATCGTCCTCGTGCAGTCTGTGCGGCCAG GAGGAGCAGCCATGAGAGCAGGGGTGCAAGAGGGGGACCGGATCGTCAAG gTGAACGGCACGATGGTGACAAACAGTTCTCATCTCGAAGTGGTGAAGTTAATCAAAT CTGGTGCCTACGTCGCTCTGACCCTCCTGGGCTCCCCGCCCCCCTCGGTGGGGCTCTCTAATTCTCAGCAAGATGTGAGCATGGCAGgggctccccgcatcacccccaCGTgtcccccgccgcctcccccgccgccgctaCCTCCGCAGCGCATCACGGGCCCCAAACCCCTGCAG GACCCTGAAGTTCAGAAACACGCGACGCAGATTCTCCGGAACATGCTGCGGCAGGAAGAGGCCGAGTTGCAG CGCTTCTACGAGGCGTACAGCCGAAATCCTGCCACCGTAGTGGAGGAGCAGATTGAAGGTGCGCGCCGGCGGGTCAGCCAGCTGCAGCTCAAAATCCGACAGGAGACCAGTGGCTCTGTG GATTTGGGGCGACTGAGCGGTGATGCTGGCCTGGCCAATTCCAGGGTGACGGAAG gacgccTCTCTCTGGACTCTCAGGATGGTGACAGCGGCTTGGAGTCTGGCACAGAGCGGTTCCCCTCTGTGAGCGAG GTCTCTCTGAACCGGAACTCCGTTCTCTCTGACCACGGTCTGGACAGCCCTCATACCTCCCCCGTCATCACCTCCCGAATGTGCCAGCACCATCGCCGGCAGGGCTCCGACACCGCCTTCACCCCCTCTGCAGAGCAG GGACTAGACCGGACGGCACGGCCCCTCATCATTGGGCCAGAGGAGGATTACGACCCGGGATATTTCAATAACGAG TGTGACTCCCTCTTCCAAGACCTGACGAAGCTGAAATCCCGGCCGGCACATCTGGGGGTCTTCTTGCGCTATATCTTCTCCCAGGCAGATCCCAGCCCCCTG CTGTTCTACTTATGCACAGACGTTTGCCAGCAGACGACGACGAAGGATTCCCGGATCTGGGGGAAGGACATTTGGAACATCTTCTTGGACAGAAACGCG CCTCTCAGAGTGAAAGTGTCTGAGCAGCTCCTGGCTGAAATTG AGACTCGCCTGCGATATGGGGACGATATCCGAGCTGCCCTCTTTGAAGCTCAGGAGATGGTGATGCCCGAGATACAGGAGCAGATCCAGGACTACAG GACAAAGCGGACCATGGGCCTGGGGAGCCTGTATGGGGAGAATGACCTCTTGGACCTGGATGGGGACCCTCAGAAGGAGCGCCAGGTGGCCGAGAAGCAGCTGGCCCAGCTGGGCGACATCCT GTCAAAATATGAAGAGGACAGGAG ctCCCCTATGGCCTTTGCCCTCAGCACGTATATGAACCACACAGGCATCCGCATCCGGGAGCCCCGCTTGGCCAGCACCAGCGAGAAGGCCCAGTCCCTCCCGGACAAGGACAAGTGGCTGCCCTTCTTCCCCAAGACCAAAAAG AGCAGTGGCACAAAGAAGGACAAAGATGCCATGGAAGACAAGAAGCGCAACCCCATCCTCAAGTACATTGGGAAGCCAAAAATCTCCCAGACCA catttcATGTCCCTTTGTCCCCTGTTGAAG CAGTCAAACCTGGCAATGTGAGGAACATTATCCAGCACTTTGAGAACAACCAGCATTATGAGACCCAGGAGCCTGGCACGCAGCGTCTCTCCACCGGCAGCTTCCCCGAGGACTTGCTAGAGTCGGACAG TTCCCGGTCAGAGGTCAAGCTGGGCCGCTCGGAAAGCTTGAAAGGGCGGGAGGAGATGAAGAAATCTCGGAAAGCAGAAAACGTGCCTCGATCCCGCAGCGACGTGGACATGGATGCCGCAGCTGAGGCTACGAGGCTTCATCAGTCGGCATCGTCTTCCGCTTCCAGCCTGTCCACAAG GTCGCTGGAAAATCCGACTCCCCCGTACACTCCGAAGATGGGACGCAG GAGCATCGAGTCACCCAACCTGGGCTTCGGCGTGGACCCCTTCCTCCCTCACCTCTTGGAGGATGACCAGGGCCAGCTCTCAGACCTCGAACCGGAGCTGGACTCTCAGAACTGGCAGCACATGGTCAGCCGGGAGGTGGTGGCCAACCTGCCGCAGAAGGAGATCGACCGCCAGGAGGTGATAAACG AGCTTTTTGCCACGGAAGGATCTCATCTCCGGATCCTCCGAGTCCTAGACCTCCTCTTCTACCAGCGGATGAAGAAGGAGAGTCTGCTGTCCCGGGAAGAGCTGGCACTCCTCTTCCCTAACCTTCCTGATGTGATAGAAATCCACA ATTCTCTCTCCGATTCTATGAAGAAGCTCCGGGAAGAAGGACCAATCATCAAAGAAATTGGGGATCTCATGCTGTCTCGG TTTGACGGCCTGGCCAAAGAGGAAATCCAGCAGGTCGCTGCTGACTTCTGCTCTTACCAGTCCATTGCCCTGGAGCTGATCAAAACCAAGCAGCGCAAGGAGAGCCGTTTCCAGATCTTCATGCAG GAAGCAGAAAGCAATCCGCAGTGCAGGCGCCTGCAGCTCAAAGACCTGATCATCTCAGAAATGCAGCGCCTGACCAAGTACCCGCTGCTGCTGGAGAATATCCTCAAGCACACTGAGG CGGGCACCTCAGAGCACGACAAGCTGTGCCGAGCCCGGGACCAGTGTCGGGACATCCTCAAGTACGTGAACGAGGCGGTGAAGCGAGCGGAGAACCGGCACCGGCTGGAGGGCTACCAGAAACGCCTGGATGCCACCTCGCTGGAGAGGACCAACAACCCCTTGGCTGCTGAATTCAAG AGCCTTGATCTCACCTCCCGGCGCATGATCCACGAAGGGCCGCTCACGTGGCGCATCAGCAAGGACAAGACAGTGG ACCTGCACGTGCTGCTCCTCGAAGACCTCTTGGTGCTGTTGCAAAAGCAAGACGAGAAGCTGGTGCTGAAATGCCACAGCAAGACGGCGCTGGGCTCCTCGGACAACAAGCAGACCTTCAGCCCGGTCCTCAAGCTCAACTCGGTGCTCATCCGCTCCGTGGCGACAG ATAAACGAGCCCTCTTCATTATCTGCACGTCGGAGCTGGGACCCCAGATCTACGAGCTGGTGGCGTTGACGTCCTCCGAGAAAAACAC GTGgatggagctgctggaggaggcggTGCAGAGCGCCATGAGGAACGCCACCTTCCCTCCAAAGCGCAGGACGCCGGAGCCCGCCCGAACGGCACCCTCCAG CCTGGTGTTACAAGACCCCGATGTCTCCCCCATCCTGTCCCAAAGCAACAGCTCCGGAGCAGAGGCAGAAGAGAGCTCTTCAG CGGACGACAATCCCGccgagctcctgggcaaaggggAGCACCCGGTGCTGCTGGAGGAGCCGGAGGCGGAAAGCAGTGAGgtggaagagggggaggaagaggtgcCGGCAGCTCCCCTGGCTGCGGAGGCCCAAGCGGAGGCGGCTGATGCTCTGCCAGCCCAGCGCCTGGGGCCCGCCATGCGCTTGGTGCTCCCGGGACCTGTCTTTGCGGAGGGGCTGGCCGAGGCAGCCTTGGAGGATG TGGAGAACCTGCGGCTCCTGATCCTGCGGAGGCTCCTTCCCTGCCGGGACGCGGAGCCCGAGGATGACCTGACGCCCACGCCGTCCGTCATCGGGGGTGCCGGCCAGGCCTGGGACTCGGTGCTCTCCAGCCAGGATTCGGCCTCCCAGGAGGTGCTGACGGAGCCCCTGGGCCAGGCTGGCCCTGGCGAGGACGCGGCGCCTGGCCCGAGCCAggcagcgggcggcgggccggagcCAAAGCTGAGAGCGAGCCCGGCGGCAGCCGCGGAGGAACAGAGCAGCTACAAAGTCGTCCGAAAAG GCAATTACTTCTACGTCAGCatgcccgcggggccgcccgagTCCTGCACCgagcccgcggcgcccgcgcagccccccagCTCCGGCGCGGCCTCTCCGGGCACCCAACGGGACTCCCAGCAGTCTGGGGACGAGGAGCCGGCGTGTCCCAGCGCTGCCGAGGGGCCCCCAGAGCCTCACGCTCCCTCCAGCACCATCCACGACGTCGACCTCATCTTCCGCACCATCGAGCAGCTGACGCTGAAGCTCAACAGGCTGAAG GCCGTAGAAACCGCCCATCGCGAGCTGCTGCAGTCGCTGGGGCAGAGCTCGTCGGCGGAGGCCACCCCCGTCGGGGGCTGCGGCGCGGAGACGGACGGGTGGTCCCAGCGGCCGCCCAGCCCCGACAGCGACAGCCCCCTGTCCCGCTCCCTCCGGAGCCTGCAGTGCTCCCGGACCAGCGTGCCAG GCTGCAGGGCCCCCCTCGCCGAGGACCCTGCTGGCGACGTCGCCCTTtag
- the ARHGEF11 gene encoding rho guanine nucleotide exchange factor 11 isoform X7: protein MSVRPPQTALDSRPGSKRQPHLPRLSSLSSVGDSSSERRSPGHHRQPSDSTETTGLVQRCVIIQKDQHGFGFTVSGDRIVLVQSVRPGGAAMRAGVQEGDRIVKVNGTMVTNSSHLEVVKLIKSGAYVALTLLGSPPPSVGLSNSQQDVSMAGAPRITPTCPPPPPPPPLPPQRITGPKPLQDPEVQKHATQILRNMLRQEEAELQRFYEAYSRNPATVVEEQIEGARRRVSQLQLKIRQETSGSVDLGRLSGDAGLANSRVTEGRLSLDSQDGDSGLESGTERFPSVSEVSLNRNSVLSDHGLDSPHTSPVITSRMCQHHRRQGSDTAFTPSAEQGLDRTARPLIIGPEEDYDPGYFNNECDSLFQDLTKLKSRPAHLGVFLRYIFSQADPSPLLFYLCTDVCQQTTTKDSRIWGKDIWNIFLDRNAPLRVKVSEQLLAEIETRLRYGDDIRAALFEAQEMVMPEIQEQIQDYRTKRTMGLGSLYGENDLLDLDGDPQKERQVAEKQLAQLGDILSKYEEDRSSPMAFALSTYMNHTGIRIREPRLASTSEKAQSLPDKDKWLPFFPKTKKSSGTKKDKDAMEDKKRNPILKYIGKPKISQTTFHVPLSPVEAVKPGNVRNIIQHFENNQHYETQEPGTQRLSTGSFPEDLLESDSSRSEVKLGRSESLKGREEMKKSRKAENVPRSRSDVDMDAAAEATRLHQSASSSASSLSTRSLENPTPPYTPKMGRRSIESPNLGFGVDPFLPHLLEDDQGQLSDLEPELDSQNWQHMVSREVVANLPQKEIDRQEVINELFATEGSHLRILRVLDLLFYQRMKKESLLSREELALLFPNLPDVIEIHNSLSDSMKKLREEGPIIKEIGDLMLSRFDGLAKEEIQQVAADFCSYQSIALELIKTKQRKESRFQIFMQEAESNPQCRRLQLKDLIISEMQRLTKYPLLLENILKHTEAGTSEHDKLCRARDQCRDILKYVNEAVKRAENRHRLEGYQKRLDATSLERTNNPLAAEFKSLDLTSRRMIHEGPLTWRISKDKTVDLHVLLLEDLLVLLQKQDEKLVLKCHSKTALGSSDNKQTFSPVLKLNSVLIRSVATDKRALFIICTSELGPQIYELVALTSSEKNTWMELLEEAVQSAMRNATFPPKRRTPEPARTAPSSLVLQDPDVSPILSQSNSSGAEAEESSSADDNPAELLGKGEHPVLLEEPEAESSEVEEGEEEVPAAPLAAEAQAEAADALPAQRLGPAMRLVLPGPVFAEGLAEAALEDVENLRLLILRRLLPCRDAEPEDDLTPTPSVIGGAGQAWDSVLSSQDSASQEVLTEPLGQAGPGEDAAPGPSQAAGGGPEPKLRASPAAAAEEQSSYKVVRKGNYFYVSMPAGPPESCTEPAAPAQPPSSGAASPGTQRDSQQSGDEEPACPSAAEGPPEPHAPSSTIHDVDLIFRTIEQLTLKLNRLKAVETAHRELLQSLGQSSSAEATPVGGCGAETDGWSQRPPSPDSDSPLSRSLRSLQCSRTSVPGCRAPLAEDPAGDVAL, encoded by the exons ATGAGCGTGAGGCCTCCCCAGACGGCCCTCGACAG CAGACCAGGCAGTAAGAGGCAGCCTCACCTGCCCAG GTTAAGCAGCCTGTCTTCCGTGGGCGATTCATCTTCAGAACGGCGGTCTCCCGGGCACCACCGCCAACCCTCTGACTCCACCGAAACCACAG gTCTGGTGCAGCGCTGCGTCATCATCCAGAAGGATCAGCATGGCTTTGGCTTCACAGTCAGCGGGGACCGCATCGTCCTCGTGCAGTCTGTGCGGCCAG GAGGAGCAGCCATGAGAGCAGGGGTGCAAGAGGGGGACCGGATCGTCAAG gTGAACGGCACGATGGTGACAAACAGTTCTCATCTCGAAGTGGTGAAGTTAATCAAAT CTGGTGCCTACGTCGCTCTGACCCTCCTGGGCTCCCCGCCCCCCTCGGTGGGGCTCTCTAATTCTCAGCAAGATGTGAGCATGGCAGgggctccccgcatcacccccaCGTgtcccccgccgcctcccccgccgccgctaCCTCCGCAGCGCATCACGGGCCCCAAACCCCTGCAG GACCCTGAAGTTCAGAAACACGCGACGCAGATTCTCCGGAACATGCTGCGGCAGGAAGAGGCCGAGTTGCAG CGCTTCTACGAGGCGTACAGCCGAAATCCTGCCACCGTAGTGGAGGAGCAGATTGAAGGTGCGCGCCGGCGGGTCAGCCAGCTGCAGCTCAAAATCCGACAGGAGACCAGTGGCTCTGTG GATTTGGGGCGACTGAGCGGTGATGCTGGCCTGGCCAATTCCAGGGTGACGGAAG gacgccTCTCTCTGGACTCTCAGGATGGTGACAGCGGCTTGGAGTCTGGCACAGAGCGGTTCCCCTCTGTGAGCGAG GTCTCTCTGAACCGGAACTCCGTTCTCTCTGACCACGGTCTGGACAGCCCTCATACCTCCCCCGTCATCACCTCCCGAATGTGCCAGCACCATCGCCGGCAGGGCTCCGACACCGCCTTCACCCCCTCTGCAGAGCAG GGACTAGACCGGACGGCACGGCCCCTCATCATTGGGCCAGAGGAGGATTACGACCCGGGATATTTCAATAACGAG TGTGACTCCCTCTTCCAAGACCTGACGAAGCTGAAATCCCGGCCGGCACATCTGGGGGTCTTCTTGCGCTATATCTTCTCCCAGGCAGATCCCAGCCCCCTG CTGTTCTACTTATGCACAGACGTTTGCCAGCAGACGACGACGAAGGATTCCCGGATCTGGGGGAAGGACATTTGGAACATCTTCTTGGACAGAAACGCG CCTCTCAGAGTGAAAGTGTCTGAGCAGCTCCTGGCTGAAATTG AGACTCGCCTGCGATATGGGGACGATATCCGAGCTGCCCTCTTTGAAGCTCAGGAGATGGTGATGCCCGAGATACAGGAGCAGATCCAGGACTACAG GACAAAGCGGACCATGGGCCTGGGGAGCCTGTATGGGGAGAATGACCTCTTGGACCTGGATGGGGACCCTCAGAAGGAGCGCCAGGTGGCCGAGAAGCAGCTGGCCCAGCTGGGCGACATCCT GTCAAAATATGAAGAGGACAGGAG ctCCCCTATGGCCTTTGCCCTCAGCACGTATATGAACCACACAGGCATCCGCATCCGGGAGCCCCGCTTGGCCAGCACCAGCGAGAAGGCCCAGTCCCTCCCGGACAAGGACAAGTGGCTGCCCTTCTTCCCCAAGACCAAAAAG AGCAGTGGCACAAAGAAGGACAAAGATGCCATGGAAGACAAGAAGCGCAACCCCATCCTCAAGTACATTGGGAAGCCAAAAATCTCCCAGACCA catttcATGTCCCTTTGTCCCCTGTTGAAG CAGTCAAACCTGGCAATGTGAGGAACATTATCCAGCACTTTGAGAACAACCAGCATTATGAGACCCAGGAGCCTGGCACGCAGCGTCTCTCCACCGGCAGCTTCCCCGAGGACTTGCTAGAGTCGGACAG TTCCCGGTCAGAGGTCAAGCTGGGCCGCTCGGAAAGCTTGAAAGGGCGGGAGGAGATGAAGAAATCTCGGAAAGCAGAAAACGTGCCTCGATCCCGCAGCGACGTGGACATGGATGCCGCAGCTGAGGCTACGAGGCTTCATCAGTCGGCATCGTCTTCCGCTTCCAGCCTGTCCACAAG GTCGCTGGAAAATCCGACTCCCCCGTACACTCCGAAGATGGGACGCAG GAGCATCGAGTCACCCAACCTGGGCTTCGGCGTGGACCCCTTCCTCCCTCACCTCTTGGAGGATGACCAGGGCCAGCTCTCAGACCTCGAACCGGAGCTGGACTCTCAGAACTGGCAGCACATGGTCAGCCGGGAGGTGGTGGCCAACCTGCCGCAGAAGGAGATCGACCGCCAGGAGGTGATAAACG AGCTTTTTGCCACGGAAGGATCTCATCTCCGGATCCTCCGAGTCCTAGACCTCCTCTTCTACCAGCGGATGAAGAAGGAGAGTCTGCTGTCCCGGGAAGAGCTGGCACTCCTCTTCCCTAACCTTCCTGATGTGATAGAAATCCACA ATTCTCTCTCCGATTCTATGAAGAAGCTCCGGGAAGAAGGACCAATCATCAAAGAAATTGGGGATCTCATGCTGTCTCGG TTTGACGGCCTGGCCAAAGAGGAAATCCAGCAGGTCGCTGCTGACTTCTGCTCTTACCAGTCCATTGCCCTGGAGCTGATCAAAACCAAGCAGCGCAAGGAGAGCCGTTTCCAGATCTTCATGCAG GAAGCAGAAAGCAATCCGCAGTGCAGGCGCCTGCAGCTCAAAGACCTGATCATCTCAGAAATGCAGCGCCTGACCAAGTACCCGCTGCTGCTGGAGAATATCCTCAAGCACACTGAGG CGGGCACCTCAGAGCACGACAAGCTGTGCCGAGCCCGGGACCAGTGTCGGGACATCCTCAAGTACGTGAACGAGGCGGTGAAGCGAGCGGAGAACCGGCACCGGCTGGAGGGCTACCAGAAACGCCTGGATGCCACCTCGCTGGAGAGGACCAACAACCCCTTGGCTGCTGAATTCAAG AGCCTTGATCTCACCTCCCGGCGCATGATCCACGAAGGGCCGCTCACGTGGCGCATCAGCAAGGACAAGACAGTGG ACCTGCACGTGCTGCTCCTCGAAGACCTCTTGGTGCTGTTGCAAAAGCAAGACGAGAAGCTGGTGCTGAAATGCCACAGCAAGACGGCGCTGGGCTCCTCGGACAACAAGCAGACCTTCAGCCCGGTCCTCAAGCTCAACTCGGTGCTCATCCGCTCCGTGGCGACAG ATAAACGAGCCCTCTTCATTATCTGCACGTCGGAGCTGGGACCCCAGATCTACGAGCTGGTGGCGTTGACGTCCTCCGAGAAAAACAC GTGgatggagctgctggaggaggcggTGCAGAGCGCCATGAGGAACGCCACCTTCCCTCCAAAGCGCAGGACGCCGGAGCCCGCCCGAACGGCACCCTCCAG CCTGGTGTTACAAGACCCCGATGTCTCCCCCATCCTGTCCCAAAGCAACAGCTCCGGAGCAGAGGCAGAAGAGAGCTCTTCAG CGGACGACAATCCCGccgagctcctgggcaaaggggAGCACCCGGTGCTGCTGGAGGAGCCGGAGGCGGAAAGCAGTGAGgtggaagagggggaggaagaggtgcCGGCAGCTCCCCTGGCTGCGGAGGCCCAAGCGGAGGCGGCTGATGCTCTGCCAGCCCAGCGCCTGGGGCCCGCCATGCGCTTGGTGCTCCCGGGACCTGTCTTTGCGGAGGGGCTGGCCGAGGCAGCCTTGGAGGATG TGGAGAACCTGCGGCTCCTGATCCTGCGGAGGCTCCTTCCCTGCCGGGACGCGGAGCCCGAGGATGACCTGACGCCCACGCCGTCCGTCATCGGGGGTGCCGGCCAGGCCTGGGACTCGGTGCTCTCCAGCCAGGATTCGGCCTCCCAGGAGGTGCTGACGGAGCCCCTGGGCCAGGCTGGCCCTGGCGAGGACGCGGCGCCTGGCCCGAGCCAggcagcgggcggcgggccggagcCAAAGCTGAGAGCGAGCCCGGCGGCAGCCGCGGAGGAACAGAGCAGCTACAAAGTCGTCCGAAAAG GCAATTACTTCTACGTCAGCatgcccgcggggccgcccgagTCCTGCACCgagcccgcggcgcccgcgcagccccccagCTCCGGCGCGGCCTCTCCGGGCACCCAACGGGACTCCCAGCAGTCTGGGGACGAGGAGCCGGCGTGTCCCAGCGCTGCCGAGGGGCCCCCAGAGCCTCACGCTCCCTCCAGCACCATCCACGACGTCGACCTCATCTTCCGCACCATCGAGCAGCTGACGCTGAAGCTCAACAGGCTGAAG GCCGTAGAAACCGCCCATCGCGAGCTGCTGCAGTCGCTGGGGCAGAGCTCGTCGGCGGAGGCCACCCCCGTCGGGGGCTGCGGCGCGGAGACGGACGGGTGGTCCCAGCGGCCGCCCAGCCCCGACAGCGACAGCCCCCTGTCCCGCTCCCTCCGGAGCCTGCAGTGCTCCCGGACCAGCGTGCCAG GCTGCAGGGCCCCCCTCGCCGAGGACCCTGCTGGCGACGTCGCCCTTtag